A genomic window from Chitinophaga pollutisoli includes:
- a CDS encoding Gfo/Idh/MocA family oxidoreductase — translation MDKRTINVAIAGLGFGAEFIPIYLKHPDAKLVAICQRTRSRLDEIGDAFNIAGRYTDFDEMLLNPDIDAVHINTPIPDHGQQTIKALRAGKHVACTVPMATTVEECEEIVAISKEKNLHT, via the coding sequence ATGGATAAACGAACGATCAATGTAGCCATCGCCGGACTGGGGTTCGGTGCGGAATTCATCCCCATCTATCTGAAACACCCCGACGCAAAGCTCGTCGCCATTTGCCAGCGTACCCGCTCGCGGCTCGACGAAATTGGGGATGCCTTCAACATCGCAGGCCGGTATACGGATTTTGACGAAATGCTCCTCAACCCCGACATCGATGCCGTGCATATCAACACGCCGATTCCCGATCACGGGCAGCAGACCATCAAAGCCCTCCGCGCCGGCAAGCACGTAGCCTGTACCGTACCCATGGCCACAACGGTGGAGGAATGCGAGGAGATCGTAGCCATCAGCAAGGAAAAAAACTTACATACATGA
- a CDS encoding YciI family protein has protein sequence MEKISTALAGAEILKLADSLGADPYGMKYYVLVILKTGPHPADNKDTVAALFKGHMENIGRLVKDGKLAVAGPMAQNDRNWRGIFILNVPTVEEVRALLQTDPSISGGLLEADCFRWYGSAALPLYLPYHDKLQEKKM, from the coding sequence TTGGAAAAAATAAGCACGGCATTGGCCGGCGCGGAAATACTGAAACTGGCTGACTCCCTCGGCGCCGATCCCTACGGGATGAAGTACTACGTGCTCGTGATACTCAAAACCGGCCCGCACCCTGCGGATAACAAAGATACGGTGGCCGCCCTGTTTAAGGGGCATATGGAGAACATCGGGCGCCTGGTGAAAGACGGCAAGCTGGCCGTGGCCGGCCCCATGGCCCAAAACGACCGTAACTGGCGTGGGATTTTCATCCTCAACGTGCCCACTGTAGAGGAAGTCCGGGCTTTGCTGCAAACCGACCCCTCCATTTCCGGCGGCCTCCTGGAAGCCGATTGCTTCCGCTGGTACGGCTCCGCCGCCCTGCCCTTGTACCTGCCTTACCACGATAAATTGCAGGAAAAGAAAATGTAA
- a CDS encoding sugar phosphate isomerase/epimerase family protein, translated as MYKIRDMGFGAVEIPVEYPELIDGEAVRRALEETGLKAIVCGAFGPSRDLTHPDAAIRAGSTAYMRQCLELCAEWNAPVFAGPMYSAVGKARQLPEAERKAEWKLAVKGLREVCAIAEQHGVRLAIEPLNRFESDLVNTAADARRMAEELDHPSAGVGLDSFHMSIEEKDPGEAIRTAGKWLVHVQVSENHRGIPGTGQTPWASLRDAIREVGYSGVVSIESFTPEVVELAGAVCIWKQLAPDQDTFGREGIRFLQQLFKS; from the coding sequence TTGTACAAAATCCGCGACATGGGATTCGGGGCGGTGGAAATACCGGTAGAGTACCCGGAGTTGATTGATGGGGAAGCGGTACGCCGGGCACTGGAGGAAACCGGCCTGAAAGCCATTGTTTGCGGTGCTTTCGGCCCTTCGAGAGACCTGACGCACCCCGACGCCGCCATCCGCGCCGGCAGCACCGCCTACATGCGGCAGTGCCTGGAGCTTTGCGCGGAATGGAATGCGCCCGTGTTTGCGGGACCCATGTATTCGGCGGTGGGTAAGGCCCGGCAATTGCCGGAAGCGGAAAGGAAGGCAGAATGGAAACTGGCGGTGAAGGGCCTTCGGGAAGTGTGCGCGATCGCGGAGCAACATGGTGTTCGCCTGGCCATAGAGCCGCTGAACCGATTTGAATCTGACCTGGTTAATACCGCGGCAGACGCGCGCAGGATGGCCGAAGAGCTGGATCACCCGTCGGCAGGTGTAGGGCTCGATAGTTTTCATATGTCGATAGAAGAGAAAGACCCGGGCGAAGCGATCCGGACGGCGGGAAAATGGCTGGTGCACGTCCAGGTATCGGAAAACCACCGGGGTATTCCGGGAACGGGGCAAACGCCCTGGGCGTCGCTGCGGGATGCGATCCGCGAAGTAGGGTACAGCGGCGTGGTGTCGATCGAGAGCTTTACGCCTGAAGTAGTGGAACTGGCCGGTGCCGTGTGTATCTGGAAGCAGCTGGCGCCGGACCAGGATACTTTCGGCCGCGAAGGCATCCGTTTTTTACAACAACTTTTCAAATCATGA